The Tistrella bauzanensis nucleotide sequence TTCGTCAACGCGCTCGCGATCCTGATTTTCATGGCGCAACTGCCTGAGTTGATCGGCGTGCCGCATCTGACTTATGTGATGGTCGCGGCGGGGCTGGCGATCATCTATCTGTTCCCGCGCCTGACCCGGGCGGTGCCGTCGCCGTTGATCTGCATTCTGGTGCTGACCGCGGTGTCGCTGGCTCTGGGGCTGGATCTGCGCACTGTGGGCGATATGGGCGAGCTGCCCTCGACCCTGCCGGTGTTCCTGCTGCCCGACATTCCGCTGACCATGGAGACCCTGCTGATCATCCTGCCCTATTCGGCGGCGGTGGCGGCGGTGGGGTTGCTCGAAAGCCTGATGACCGCCACCATTGTCGACGAGTTGACCGACACCCGCAGCGATCGCAACCGCGAATGCATCGGCCAGGGCCTGGCCAACACGGTCACCGGCTTCATGGGCGGCATGGCCGGCTGCGCCATGATCGGCCAGTCGGTGATCAACGTGAAATCCGGCGGCCGGGGCCGGCTGTCCTGCTTCTGCGCGGGTGTTTTCCTGCTGTTCCTGATCGTGGTGCTGGGCGACTGGGTGCGGCTGATCCCGATGGCGGCGCTGGTCGCGATCATGATCATGGTGTCGATCGGCACCTTCAGTTGGGCCTCGATCGGCCATCTGCGCAGCCATCCGCGAAGCTCCAGCATCGTGATGCTGGCGACCGTGATCACGGTGGTGGCCACCCATAATCTCGCGATCGGGGTGCTGATCGGGGTTCTGCTGTCGGGCATCTTCTTCGCCTGGAAGATCGCGCAACTGTTCCGGGTGACCTCGACCCTGTCCGATGACGGCGCCACCCGCACCTATGTGGTCGAAGGCCAGGTGTTCTTTGCCTCCGCCGAGGATTTCGCCGCCGCCTTCGACGTGCGCGAGGCGCTGGACCGGGTGGTGATCGATGTCAGCCGCGCGCATATCTGGGACATATCAAGTGTGGCCGCGCTCGACATGATCGTGCTCAAATTCAGGCGTGAAGCCACCGAGGTCGAGATCATCGGCCTGAATGCCGCCAGCGAGACCATCGTCGACCGGCTGGCGATCCACGATAAGCCCGGCGCCATGGAGCGCCTGATGGGGCATTGAGGAGGATGTTCATGACCAGGCTGCTCGCCCTGATCGACGGGTCGGCCTATGCCGACAGTGTTTGCGACCATGCGGCCTGGGTGGCCGCGCGCACCGGCGCCTCTATCGATGTGATGCATGTGCTGGGGCGGCGCGAGGCCGGCGGCAGCGCCAATCTGAGCGGCAGCCTGACGATGGATGCCCGCGAGA carries:
- a CDS encoding SulP family inorganic anion transporter, coding for MFRRTRSEWLGNIRGDVLSGLVVALALIPEAIAFSIIAGVDPKIGLYASFSIAVITAIAGGRPGMISAATAATAVLMVTLVRDHGLQYLLAATVLAGLIQIVAGLLKLGYVMRFVSKSVMTGFVNALAILIFMAQLPELIGVPHLTYVMVAAGLAIIYLFPRLTRAVPSPLICILVLTAVSLALGLDLRTVGDMGELPSTLPVFLLPDIPLTMETLLIILPYSAAVAAVGLLESLMTATIVDELTDTRSDRNRECIGQGLANTVTGFMGGMAGCAMIGQSVINVKSGGRGRLSCFCAGVFLLFLIVVLGDWVRLIPMAALVAIMIMVSIGTFSWASIGHLRSHPRSSSIVMLATVITVVATHNLAIGVLIGVLLSGIFFAWKIAQLFRVTSTLSDDGATRTYVVEGQVFFASAEDFAAAFDVREALDRVVIDVSRAHIWDISSVAALDMIVLKFRREATEVEIIGLNAASETIVDRLAIHDKPGAMERLMGH